Sequence from the Candidatus Margulisiibacteriota bacterium genome:
TTAGCGTATGTTTTGGCTTGGCGGCTTTCTCAGCGTTCTTTTTTCGTATTTAATAGTTCAAAAAATCCAGTTCAATTACCGGCTACGTCAGCCGCAGGCTTATACGGAAAAACTTTTTTACCGGAAATTTCGCCGCCGGATCAACTGGGATAAGCCGCGCGATTTCAATGAAAAAATTCACTGGCTGAAATTTTACTCCAACACATCGCGCTGGCCGGAGCTGGCTGACAAGTACAGAGTCCGCGCGTATGTGCAAAGTAAAGGGCTGGGAAGCGCGCTCAATAAACTGTACGCGGTCTATGCTACGCCGCAAGAAATTGACCTGCAGGCTCTGCCACGCTCTTTTGCGCTCAAAGCCAATAACGGCAGCGGCGATATTTTGCTCGTGCCGGACAAGACTAAAATCACGCGCGGTAAAATTCTGCGGCATTTTGGCCGGCGTAAATATTTTGGCGTGGATACCGCCGAGCCGCATTATTTAAAAATACCACCCAAAATCATTGTCGAAAAATTGTTGCGGGAAGACAGCGGCCACTCGGCCTCGTTGATCGATTACAAATTTTTTTGTTTTCACGGCGAGCCAAAATATATTTACGTCTGCTGGGACCGCGATGAACGCAAAGTTGACCATCTGCGCGAAACTTATGACAGCCGCTGGCGTCTGGTCAAGAACGCTTATCCCCGGGCCGGACGCTACCAAAGCCGCGGTCTGCCCCGACCAAAATCGTTTGCCCAAATGCAGAAAATGTGCCGCCGGCTGGCCAAAGGTTTTCCTTTTGTGCGCGTGGACTGGTACGAAGTCGAAGGCCGACCGGTCTTCGGCGAAATGACTTTCACGCCGGCCGCTGGTTTTATTGATTACTACACGCCTGCTTTTCTCCAGACCCTGGGGCGGCAAATTAAAATTTGACTTTCCTAATCCGTAATTTCCTGTATAATAAGCCTCATGGGGAAAAAGTTCATTTTAATTCTAAGCGTCATTGCCGCAACTTTATTTTCTGCTGAAGGAGAAAAAACTATGACCGTCAATCCAGTGATTGCTCTGAAAACCAGCGAGGGGGTTATCCGGATCGAATTATATCCAGACAAAGCGCCGCTAACAGTCCAAAATTTTCTGGCGTATGTCAACGCGGGTTTTTATGACGGTACGATTTTTCACCGCGTAATTCCCAATTTCATGATCCAGGGCGGTGGATTTGTTTCTGGTCTGACGCAGAAAGAAACCAAAGACCCGATCGTCAACGAAGCGGGCAACGGCTTGTCCAATACACGCGGGACTGTCGCCATGGCGCGTACCAATGTTGTGGACAGCGCGACCGCGCAGTTCTTTATTAATGTGGCGGACAATGTTTTTCTCGATCACACCGACGACACGCCGCGCGGCTTTGGCTACTGCGTATTTGGCAAAGTCATCGCGGGTCTGGACGTCACGGATAAGATCGTCAGTGTGCCGCGCGGCAATTTCGGCCAGCATCAAGACGTGCCCAAAGAAGATATTGTGATTATTTCCGCGGCTGTAGAACAGCCAGCGCCGTAAAAAATCTACCGCGCCTGCCAGCGGTAAGCAGCCTTACGCAGTCTATCCATGATCGCCAAACCGATCCCCGTTTCCGGCACAGGCTCGGCCACGATGCAGTCGATCTCCGCGTCTTCCATTTTGTGCAGCGCGCCAAATAAATTTGCCGCGGCTTCGCGCAAATCACCGGCTGGCGAAAGTATCTCGGCCAGTTTATAGCCGCCCGCGTCCGCGCCGCGCAGAGAGATCAGGCCGGCGCGGGTTTTGTCTATTTCTTTTTGTCCCGCAAAATACAGCGGCTTGGCCGGACTGTAATGAGATTTCAATAAACCGGGCGACGGCAGACCAGCGGCGGCGCGGCTGGAAGCCGGCAGGATTTTTTCTAAATCTTCTCTGGTGATTACGCCCTGCCGCAAGATCGTAAAACCGTCTTCCTGCAAAGAGATCACCGTTGACTCAATGCCGACTCTGGCCGCGCCGCCGCCCAGCACGCACTCGAGCGACGGCAGCTGCTTGCGGACGTGTTCGGCGGTGGTCGGACTCAGGCAGCCAAATTTATTGGCGCTCGGCGCGGCCAGCGGACAGCCGGACTGCCGGATCAATTCCAGCGCGATAGGATTATCCGGCATGCGTAGAGCGACTGTCGATAGTCCGGCGGTGACAATGTCGGGGATCAGCGTATTTTTCGGCAGAACTATGGTCAGTGGCCCCGGCCAAAATTTTTCCGTCAGCCACTGCACATAAGTGCGCTGCAGCGGCATTAGGCATGGCGAGTCCACCACGTAGGCGAAAATCTGTCCGGGGTCAGCGATATGAACGATCAGCGGATCAAAACTCGGCCGCTGTTTCAGCTCAAAAATTTTGGCCACGGCCCGGGCTTCGAGAGCGTTGGCGCCCAGACCGTAAACCGTCTCTGTCGGAAAAGCGACGACTCCGCCGCTCTTGATAATCTCCGCCGCGCGTTTTATTTCCACAAAATTACCTTAACACGAATTTTGGTCTTTTGATATGATAGCCGGATCATGCCGCCGCCAGCTAAATATGTGCAAATGACCACCGCGCCGGTCGGGCGTTTGGTCTGCCGTCTGGCCGTGCCTACCGTGGTCATCATGCTGACTTCGGCGCTGTACAATATGGCTGACACTTTTTTTGTCAGCTCGCTGGGCACGGAAGCAACCGCGGCGCTGGGCGTGGCGTTTCCTTTCATGGCGATCATTCAGGCCGTCGGTTTTTTCTTCGGCAACGGCGCGGGCAATTATCTGGCCAGAGCTTTAGGCGCGCAGCGCGGCAGCGACGCGGCCAAAATGGCTTCCACCAGTTTCTTTACCGCGTTTGTTTTTGGTCTGGGTCTGGCCGCGCTGGGATTGATTTTTTTAACGCCGCTGGCGCGTCTGCTGGGCGCCACGCCCGCGCTGCTGTCCGGCACAGTGGAATACCTGCGCTATATTCTGCTGGCGGCGCCGTTCATGATCTGCGCTTTCATGCTCAATAACTGTCTGCGCTTTCAGGGCAATGCGTTTTGGAGCATGATCGGCATGGTCAGCGGCGCGGCGCTAAATGTCGCGCTGGATCCCCTGTTTATCTTTGGTTTTAACTGGGGATTATCCGGAGCGGCTCTGGCCACTATGCTCAGCCAGATAATCAGTTTTTTGATCCTGTTGTTTTTAAGCAACGGCGTGAAAACCAACGTGCCGGTATCGCCGCGCAATTTTGCGCCAGGTCTGGGACTCTACCGGGAATTATGGCGCGGCGGACTGCCTTCCTTGCTGCGCCAGTCCCTGCTGTGCCTCTCCACGATCATGATCAACCACGCGGCTGGCGCGTTTGGCGACGCGGTCATCGCCGGCATTTCTATAGTCATGCGGATCATTCAGACACTCTCCGCGGCGATTATCGGCATCGGGCAAGGGCTGCAGCCGGTCTGCGGTTTCAACTACGGCGCCGGACTGTACGAGCGTGTCCGGCAGGCGCAGCGCTTTTGCGTAAAACTCACTCTGGCCATACTGTCCGCGCTGAGCCTGATCTGTTTATTGTGGGCGCCGTGGATCGTCGCGCTTTTCCGCACTGGCGATCCGGAAGTGGTCGCTGTTGGCGCCTGGGCTTTGCGCCTGCAGGCTCTGAGTCTGCCGCTGGCCGGACAAACAATTATCGACAATCTTTTTTTGCAGACTATCGGCCGCTCTACAGCGGCTTCCTGGATAGCCCTATCCAGACAGGGTTTGTTCTTATTGCCGTTTTTAATAATTTTCGCGCGGTTTTTCGGCGTCATCGGCATCCAGCTTTGCGTACCGGCGGCGGATCTTTGCGCGTTTATTCTGGCGGTGAGTTTGTCGGCAAAAGCGTTTAGAGAAGCTCCTTTTATCCGTTCCCGCTGAGATGTATCCGCGCTAATCGAAAATCCGCCAGAAACGGGCAGGAGTAAGTCCCAGTCCCTCAACAATTTTGAGCAAAGTATTGAGACGCGGCTCGCGCTGGCCTTTTTCGATACGCATGATAACGGACTCGCGCAGTCCAGCCCGGTAAGCCAGCTGATAAATACTCAAATCCCTGTCCAGACGCAACTTTTTTAGATAAAGGCCGACATCGCTCGAATCATATTTCAAGCCAAGCTCGGCTTTACGCGGATACTTGCCAATTGACATGTATAAATCATAGGCTATAATATAACTGGTTTTACTTGCCAGCTGGCAAAGAAACAAGGAAATTAAAAAAAGGGGGTACATTTATGGTTACTGATAATTACACTGATAAATT
This genomic interval carries:
- a CDS encoding glycosyltransferase; translated protein: MFWLGGFLSVLFSYLIVQKIQFNYRLRQPQAYTEKLFYRKFRRRINWDKPRDFNEKIHWLKFYSNTSRWPELADKYRVRAYVQSKGLGSALNKLYAVYATPQEIDLQALPRSFALKANNGSGDILLVPDKTKITRGKILRHFGRRKYFGVDTAEPHYLKIPPKIIVEKLLREDSGHSASLIDYKFFCFHGEPKYIYVCWDRDERKVDHLRETYDSRWRLVKNAYPRAGRYQSRGLPRPKSFAQMQKMCRRLAKGFPFVRVDWYEVEGRPVFGEMTFTPAAGFIDYYTPAFLQTLGRQIKI
- a CDS encoding threonylcarbamoyl-AMP synthase; translation: MEIKRAAEIIKSGGVVAFPTETVYGLGANALEARAVAKIFELKQRPSFDPLIVHIADPGQIFAYVVDSPCLMPLQRTYVQWLTEKFWPGPLTIVLPKNTLIPDIVTAGLSTVALRMPDNPIALELIRQSGCPLAAPSANKFGCLSPTTAEHVRKQLPSLECVLGGGAARVGIESTVISLQEDGFTILRQGVITREDLEKILPASSRAAAGLPSPGLLKSHYSPAKPLYFAGQKEIDKTRAGLISLRGADAGGYKLAEILSPAGDLREAAANLFGALHKMEDAEIDCIVAEPVPETGIGLAIMDRLRKAAYRWQAR
- a CDS encoding MATE family efflux transporter translates to MPPPAKYVQMTTAPVGRLVCRLAVPTVVIMLTSALYNMADTFFVSSLGTEATAALGVAFPFMAIIQAVGFFFGNGAGNYLARALGAQRGSDAAKMASTSFFTAFVFGLGLAALGLIFLTPLARLLGATPALLSGTVEYLRYILLAAPFMICAFMLNNCLRFQGNAFWSMIGMVSGAALNVALDPLFIFGFNWGLSGAALATMLSQIISFLILLFLSNGVKTNVPVSPRNFAPGLGLYRELWRGGLPSLLRQSLLCLSTIMINHAAGAFGDAVIAGISIVMRIIQTLSAAIIGIGQGLQPVCGFNYGAGLYERVRQAQRFCVKLTLAILSALSLICLLWAPWIVALFRTGDPEVVAVGAWALRLQALSLPLAGQTIIDNLFLQTIGRSTAASWIALSRQGLFLLPFLIIFARFFGVIGIQLCVPAADLCAFILAVSLSAKAFREAPFIRSR
- a CDS encoding helix-turn-helix domain-containing protein, whose protein sequence is MSIGKYPRKAELGLKYDSSDVGLYLKKLRLDRDLSIYQLAYRAGLRESVIMRIEKGQREPRLNTLLKIVEGLGLTPARFWRIFD
- a CDS encoding peptidyl-prolyl cis-trans isomerase; amino-acid sequence: MTVNPVIALKTSEGVIRIELYPDKAPLTVQNFLAYVNAGFYDGTIFHRVIPNFMIQGGGFVSGLTQKETKDPIVNEAGNGLSNTRGTVAMARTNVVDSATAQFFINVADNVFLDHTDDTPRGFGYCVFGKVIAGLDVTDKIVSVPRGNFGQHQDVPKEDIVIISAAVEQPAP